A genomic region of Bernardetia sp. contains the following coding sequences:
- a CDS encoding response regulator, with protein MADKKFYAVMLIDDNEIDNLINQKMIQTAEICDKIYTHSGAKSAIEFLRNVEKIAQDMPDNKVLPQVIFLDIDMPLMDGFQFLDQFNTLSEFTQNYCKIVMLTSSINPKDMSKAKNYNFVRKYINKPLTHETLRELEV; from the coding sequence ATGGCAGATAAAAAATTTTATGCAGTAATGCTGATTGACGATAACGAAATCGACAATCTTATCAATCAGAAAATGATTCAGACCGCTGAGATTTGTGATAAAATCTATACACACTCAGGTGCAAAAAGTGCTATCGAATTTTTGCGTAACGTGGAGAAAATTGCACAAGATATGCCTGACAATAAAGTACTCCCACAAGTTATTTTTTTAGATATTGATATGCCTTTAATGGATGGTTTTCAATTTTTAGACCAGTTCAATACACTTTCAGAATTTACACAAAACTATTGCAAAATTGTAATGCTTACTTCTTCTATCAATCCAAAAGATATGAGTAAGGCAAAAAATTATAATTTTGTACGTAAATATATCAATAAGCCTTTGACCCACGAAACTCTAAGAGAGTTAGAGGTTTAG
- a CDS encoding GNAT family N-acetyltransferase: MHIQLFTGDAIQPYIRNLAALRMEVFREYPYLYDGDFDYEQVYLYSYIHAKHAAVVLAFDGSDVIGASTCIALDESDTFIQFPFLAKGYDVSKGVYFEESVLRKKYRKQGIGVCFFEEREKWAATYFKKKNVVEGRFTTFCGINRPKDHPLRPKTYANLEAFWNHRGYIKQPNLQTQISWKEIDQEKEEFHNLTFWIKNWEDNI, encoded by the coding sequence ATGCACATACAGTTATTCACAGGTGATGCAATACAACCATATATCAGAAACCTAGCAGCACTAAGAATGGAAGTATTTAGAGAATATCCATATCTATACGATGGAGACTTCGATTACGAGCAGGTGTATTTATATTCCTACATACACGCCAAGCATGCAGCAGTAGTGTTGGCTTTTGATGGTAGTGATGTAATAGGAGCTTCTACTTGTATAGCCTTAGATGAATCAGATACATTTATCCAATTTCCATTTTTAGCAAAAGGATATGATGTGAGTAAAGGTGTTTATTTTGAAGAATCTGTTCTTAGAAAAAAGTATAGAAAACAAGGAATAGGAGTTTGTTTTTTTGAGGAGAGAGAAAAGTGGGCAGCTACATACTTCAAGAAAAAAAATGTAGTAGAAGGAAGGTTTACTACATTTTGTGGAATTAACCGTCCTAAAGACCATCCTCTTCGTCCGAAAACTTACGCAAACTTAGAGGCATTTTGGAATCATAGAGGATACATAAAACAGCCCAATCTACAAACTCAAATTTCTTGGAAAGAAATAGATCAAGAAAAAGAAGAGTTTCACAACCTAACATTTTGGATAAAAAATTGGGAAGATAATATATAA
- a CDS encoding tetratricopeptide repeat protein: MKFKLLLLPIFLIGLFFTNTYVKGQAPGDALDAFVKGENFRKQRQWKTALEQFDIAVQKDPSVYKYHYNKALCHLVLREADPAIASLEKTVSLKSDFVDAHERLARLYKITGKYDQSIAAYQNAFKYSTEPKSKTDYKLNIVLILDRTKRLEEAGAHVADLKKLAPDDLNVLYYEAKYSNAVGKYEQAKDAMLKATGMLATDNPKEIARYYFELGYAYHHLKMYEEKEKAFENAKFGPFMARITKLMPQYYHAIALSYFKVYNLDRSKELVEKALEMRKDFPQAHDLLVKIAASATDKSAVIEHQLSSIQTEPNAVKRSQKFADLAELQLESRKYEDAIKSADECLASQPKNYAVVFIKAISQHKMGATQDAIKTLEDLLQFPGIDAETKAQYNFALGMFYQGLEQSDQAAAAFTRAKYGSYKYAAYEELEKFKKNEEDLKDEKLEDMGEDEDGGE; the protein is encoded by the coding sequence ATGAAATTCAAGTTACTATTATTACCTATATTTTTGATAGGTTTGTTTTTTACAAATACCTACGTAAAAGGTCAAGCACCTGGAGATGCCCTAGATGCTTTTGTAAAAGGTGAAAACTTTCGTAAACAAAGACAATGGAAAACTGCACTCGAACAGTTTGATATTGCTGTTCAGAAAGACCCATCTGTTTACAAATATCATTATAACAAGGCTCTTTGTCATCTTGTTCTTCGTGAGGCTGACCCTGCCATCGCATCTTTAGAGAAGACAGTTTCTCTAAAAAGCGATTTTGTGGATGCTCATGAGCGTTTGGCTCGTCTTTACAAAATTACAGGAAAGTACGACCAATCCATTGCTGCTTATCAGAACGCTTTCAAATATTCTACTGAACCAAAAAGCAAGACAGATTACAAACTTAATATTGTTCTTATTTTAGATAGAACAAAAAGACTTGAAGAAGCAGGAGCGCACGTAGCAGACCTCAAAAAACTAGCTCCAGATGATTTGAATGTTCTTTATTATGAAGCAAAATATAGCAATGCAGTTGGCAAATACGAACAAGCAAAAGATGCTATGTTAAAGGCAACAGGAATGCTTGCTACTGATAATCCGAAGGAAATTGCTCGTTACTATTTCGAACTTGGATATGCCTACCACCATTTGAAAATGTACGAAGAGAAGGAAAAAGCATTCGAAAATGCTAAATTTGGTCCATTCATGGCTCGCATTACGAAATTAATGCCTCAATACTATCATGCTATTGCTCTCTCTTATTTTAAAGTCTATAACTTGGACAGAAGTAAAGAGTTGGTAGAAAAAGCATTGGAGATGCGTAAAGACTTCCCTCAAGCTCACGATTTGTTAGTAAAAATTGCTGCTTCTGCAACAGATAAATCAGCTGTTATCGAACACCAATTATCATCAATCCAAACAGAACCTAATGCTGTAAAGCGTTCTCAAAAATTTGCAGACCTTGCAGAGCTTCAGTTAGAGTCTCGTAAGTATGAAGATGCTATCAAATCAGCAGATGAGTGTTTAGCTTCTCAGCCTAAAAATTATGCAGTAGTATTTATAAAGGCAATTTCACAGCACAAAATGGGTGCTACACAAGATGCTATCAAGACGTTAGAAGACTTGCTCCAGTTTCCTGGTATAGACGCTGAAACAAAAGCACAATATAATTTTGCTTTAGGTATGTTTTATCAAGGTTTAGAGCAATCTGACCAAGCTGCTGCTGCTTTCACTCGTGCAAAGTATGGCTCATATAAATATGCTGCTTATGAGGAGCTAGAGAAGTTTAAGAAGAATGAAGAAGACTTGAAAGATGAAAAGCTAGAAGATATGGGTGAAGATGAAGATGGTGGTGAGTAA